TCATTTCGAAGGTGTCTTCGGCGGTGTGGCGTGTGCCACCGAAGCGGTAACGGATGGTTTCTTCCTTTGGGAAGGTTTCCGCGTTTGGAGTCGGCCCGTCATACTGAACCGAGAGTGCCGGTCCCAGTCCGAGTGACCACACGACCGGATCGATGATATGACACCCCATATCTCCCAATGCCCCCGCACCGAAGTCGTACCAACCTCGCCATTTGAACGGATGGTAGACATTCTTCACATAAGGCCGTTCGGGAGCCACTCCCAACCAGGCATCCCAATCCAACCCTTTTGGCACAGGGTCCGAACCTTGGGGGCGATCGATGCCCTGCGGCCAAACTGGTCGGTTGGACCATGTATGGGCGACCTTCACTTTCCCAAGCACGCCACCTTGCACCCAATGGGCCAGCGTACGATAACCGGAACCACTGTGGTTCTGGTTCCCCATTTGGGTTGAGACGCCTGCCTCCGCCGCCGCATTCGTCAGAGCGCGGGCCTCGTGAATGGTTCGCGTGAGCGGTTTCTGTGTGTACGTCGCGATGCCATGCTGCAACGCCGTCATCGTGATGGGGGCGTGCATGTGATCAGGTGTGCTGACGGTGACGGCGTCGATGTTGCCGGCTTCTTTGTCGAAGAGCTTCCGCCAATCGCTGTAGCGTCGGGCTTTCGGCCATTTCTCGACTGCTTTGGCAAATCCCCCGCGACGCGTTGTGTTCGTGTCGACATCGCAGAACGCAACAACATCACAGAACGCCGCCGCTCCGTTGAGATCCGACCACCCCTTCCCGCCCACACCAACGGCGGCCAACCGGACCCGCCCATTCGGAGCCGCCGACTGGAGAATCGCGGGTGCCGCTAACGGAAGCGTCAACCCGGCGGCCGTTGAGGCGAGAAATTCACGTCGATCGAGTCGGGGATGTTGGGTCATTGGTCATACTCCAAAAAATCCATCAGGAAGACGAGCGATCCAACCACGCTGAATCGACGAATTCCAGAGCAATCAATGCACGTTTGCGAGTGTGGAGGTCGCAAATTCCCGGATCGTCAGTTCAGGTTGGGAGCAACGTGTGTCATCCTAACCGTTTCGCGGTTGAAACTTCCACCAACGCATCAACGAGAACTGTTTCTCATCGGCAAATCGGGCTGCGTCTCGATTCGCGTCTGGCAATTTGTTATGACCGTTGAGAAACACACTCCTTCCGCCCCTAGAGATCCATGACCGATTCCGCCCCCCAACTTGACCTTATCGCCACTATGCCGTTCGGTTTGGAATCCGTTGTCGGACGTGAGTTGGCTGCCCTGGGGTACACCGAGCAAACCACCAGCGATGGTCGCGTGCAATTCCAGGGCGATTGGTCGGCGGTTTGCCGATCGAATGTGTGGTTGCGAAGTGCCGACCGCGTCTTGTGGAAGATCGCCGAGTTCCACGCGGACGACTTCGACACGCTATTCGAAATCACCACGCTGCAAGATTGGCCGAACATTCTGGGCAAGACGGCGGCGTTTCCGGTGCGAGCGAAAAGCGTCCGGTCACAGTTGCATCATACGCCGACGATTCAATCCATGGTCAAGAAGTCGATTGTCGAATCATTGCAACGTCGCTTCGGAGGCAATTGGTTCGATGAAACCGGACCGGCCTACGAAATTGATGTATCGATCCTCAAAGACAAAGTGACGTTGGCGATCAACACCACCGGTCCCAGCTTGCACAAACGTGGATACCGAACTTTGGTCGGAAGTGCTCCGTTGAAAGAAACGTTGGCAGCTGCGTTGGTGCAATTGAGTTTCTGGAACCGTGAGCGACCGCTGATCGACCCGTTTTGCGGTTCCGGCACGATCGCCATTGAAGCCGCGATGATCGGGTTGAATCGTGCTCCGGGAATGCATCGGGAATTTGCCTGCGAAACCTGGCCGCAAATCGCATCCGAGATTTGGACAGACGTTCGCGAGGACGCGAAATCTCAGGAAGTCGAAAAGTTGGCCCATCCGATTTTGGCCACCGACATCGACACACGAGCAATTCAGTTGGCTCGCACTCACGCTGCAGCCGCCGGAATCGAAGACGCCATTCACTTCGAACGCAAACCGTTTGCCGAACTGCAAACCTCGAGAGAATACGGGTGCATCATCACCAACCCACCCTACGGCGAACGCTCGAGTTCCCAACGCCAAGCCGAAGCGACATACCGCCAAATGCCCAAGGTGTTTGAATCGCTGCCGACATGGTCCTTCTACGTGTTGGCATCGAACCCGAAGTTTGAGCAATTGATCAATCGAAAAGCCGACCGGCGACGGAAGTTGTACAACGGTCGGTTGGCATGCACATATTATCAATTTCACGGTCCGCGCCCGCCCCGTGCCGTCCCGGCTCCAGCCAAGGAACCTACCTGATGATTGTTCGTGTACTGTTTCTTCCAGCACTGTTGGTGCTGCTGAATCTCATCTCGGTGAGCGAGGTCGTTCGGGCTGACGATGCACCGCTGAGCCGAATCGCATTTGGGTCCTGTGCGAAGCAAGAAAACCCCCAACCGATTTGGAACGGCATTCAGGTCAGCAATCCACAATTGTTTCTGTTCATCGGTGACAACATCTACGGTGACACACGGGACATGGCCGCGTTGAAAGCGAAGTGGGCCAAGCTCGGGGCTCAATCGGGGTATCAGAAACTCAAGTCGAGTGTGCCGATCTTGGCGACATGGGACGACCACGATTACGGCGAAAACGACGCGGGCAGCGAATACCCCAAAAAGGTAGAATCGCAGAGAATCTTCCTCGACTTCTTCGAAGAACCCGCCGACTCCCCAAGACGCAAACGCGAAGGAGTGTATCTGGCGAAGATGTTCGGCCCGGAAGACAAACGCGTGCAGGTGTTGCTTCTGGACACCCGCTACTTTCGCAGCCCACTCATCCCCAAACGCTGGCAAACCGAACCGGGTTCGGGCGAGCACGGCGTGTATCTACCAAACACCAATGCCGATGCGACCATGCTCGGTGAGACGCAATGGAAGTGGTTGGAAGCGGAGCTGAAAAAACCCGCCAAGGTGCGAATCATTGCGTCCAGCATTCAAGTCGTGGCGGACCAACACGGCTGGGAAAAATGGGGACTCATGCCCCACGAACGTCAGCGGTTATTCGATCTGATTCGGAAGACGAAAGCGAACGGTGTTATCTTCGTCAGTGGAGACCGGCATCACGCGGAAATTTCCCGACTACCGGCCGAGGTCGTTGGATATCCCATCTATGATGTGACCTCGAGCAGTTTGAACCAGCCCAGCAAATGGCGGAACGAATTGAACGAACACCGTGTTGGTGTAGTGTACAATCCGGAAAACTTTGGCACGATTCACATTGACTGGCAGACCGCAGACCCAACAATTCGTCTGCAAGTTCGCGGCATGCAGAACGATGTTGTCCTGCAAGCCAAAACATCACTCAGTGAACTTCAACCCCCTGCGGATTAAGCCACACCCATGTCCACACCGGAACTGTCTCATCGTTCGCTGTGTTTGATCGTCAATGGAAAGTGTCGGGATGATGCGGAACTCATTCGCGTCATCGATTTACTGAAGTCGCAAAATCGTCGGATCGAAGTCAACTTCACGAAGCAAGCTGGAGATGCCTTCACGCTGGCAAAAGATCGTTGCCAATCCAATTGGGATGCCATCGTCGCGGTCGGCGGGGATGGAACCGCCAATGAGGTCGCTCAGGGCATGCTCAGTGCGGAAGACATCCAAGCCGCGTTTGCACTCATCCCTTATGGCACGGCCAACGATTTCGCCACCGCTTGTGGGATTCCGGCGAACAATCCGGATGTGGCCATCGAAATGCTCGACAAAGCCCCACGGAAGGCGATCGACGTCGGCAAGGTCAACGATCAGCACTTCATTAATATGGTCAGTTGTGGGTATGGTGCGGAGATCACGGCGGAAACGGCACCGGAACTGAAGCAATTGCTCGGCGGGTTTGCGTACTTCGTCACGGGGGTCACGCAGGCGGCCAACATTCAACCACGCACGATCCATGTGACCGCTGATGATTTCCAATGGTCCGGTGAGGCCCTCGCGATCACCGTCGGCAACGGCCGACAATCCGGCGGTGGCTACAAACTCGCACCCAAAGCCATCATCGACGACGGTTTACTCGACGTGACCATCGTCAAAGATTTTCCGCTGATGCAGTATTTCGAAGTGCTGGCAGAACTCAAGGAAATGACCACGCACTTTGAAAGCGAACACCTGATTTACCTTCAAACCGATCGCTTGTCGGTCGAAGCTCCCGACGGTTTGCAGTTCAACCTCGACGGTGAACCGGGCGAAGACAAACATCTGGAGTTTGAATTGCTACCACGTCGCCTGCCCTGTTACCTACCAATTCGGGCTCCATTTCAGGGCCTTTAGAACGAACACGTGGCATCGGATTTCGCTATCAAACGGAAAATCGCAGCGGGAACGAAACTCAAAATCCTCAGACGTACACTCAAATTCCTCCGTGAAGCCGTTAAACTTCCCGCCATCTGCGGTTACACTGATGGACCGAACCTCGAAACCATTGAGGAATTCTCATGGAAATCATCTTGGCGAACCCACGCGGCTTTTGTGCCGGCGTGAACATGGCCATCGACTGCCTCGACGAAGCGATCCGCATGTTTGGATCGGAGATTTACGTCTACCACGAAATTGTGCACAACAAATATGTGGTCGAACGCTTCACGAAACAAGGCGTGACCTTCGTGAACGATGTCAGCGAAGTTCCCGAAGGTTCGATTCTGCTCTACAGCGCCCACGGCGTTTCTCCGGAAATCCGCAACCAATCTCGTGAGCGGAAGTTACAGACCATCGACGCCACTTGTCCGCTCGTGACGAAAGTCCACTTGGAAGCCATCCGATACGCGCGCGGCGGATACCACATCTTGCTGATCGGTCATGAAGGCCACGACGAAGTCATCGGCACGATGGGCGAAGCTCCGGAGAGCATTACGCTAGTCGAAACTCCGGAGGAGGTCGCGGAACTTCCATTTGGCCCAGACGACAAACTTGCGTATCTCACGCAAACGACGCTGAGCGTGACCGAAGCCGGTGCGGTGATCGATGCGTTGGTCGAGCGGTATCCGCACATCGAATCGCCCCCGAAAGGCGATATTTGCTATGCGACCACCAACCGGCAAGACGCCATCTCCCAACTGGCTCCCCAGGCGGATTTGGTCCTAGTTTTGGGAAGCCAAAACAGCTCGAACAGTCGCCGCTTGAAAGAAATCGGCGAAGCTGTCGGGAAACCGTCGTACCTCATCGACACCGCCAGCGAACTCCGGCCGGAGTGGTTTGAAGGCATTAACACGGTGCTGATTTCCGCTGGGGCGAGTGCGCCGGAGGTCGTCGTAGAAGAAGTCGTCGATCACCTTGTGAAGACGTTCAACGCGACCATGCGGGAAGAAGTGATCCGTGAGGAACATGTTCATTTCCCGTTGCCGAAAGAATTGCGTCGCCTGCAAGTCACGAACTGACAACGCTTGCAAGAGTCGGCTGCCGATCGTAGCATCAGACATCAACAGACGCTGATTTCAACCCCACCGACTCGCAGGGGACTGATCGACCGTTCGCACTCCCAGCGGAATTGTGAACCCGATCAGTCTGTTTTCTTCAGAATTCGATATCCGAGCAGCAACAGCATGGTGCCGCCGATCGCCATGGCAAAGCTCCGGATGTCGAAGCCATCCACGGTGCCCCATCCGAGTCGCGTGCCGATAAATCCACCGACAAATGCACCAGCGACTCCCAATAGAATCGTCACCAGACAACCACCAGGATCATCGCCTGGCATCAATAATTTCCCCAACGCGCCGGCAATCAATCCAAAAATCGCCCAGTACAGAAATGCCATCGGTTTCGTGTCCTTCTTTTATGGTGATACGTAAAAATTCTCGGTTCCCAGGACAAGAAGCAACTTGCGCTCCGAGATTTCCAAAAATCTCGTTGGAACAATCACCAAACAGAATCACTCACAATAACCTGTTGATATCGAAGAAGATGCGCTCAAGAACCGAATCAACACGAACACTATTTCGACATTGAATAGAGATTTCTTATGCAGGTTTTCGGTCGGCATTATCAGAACGGTGAACCGATTCGAGTCACCTTGAACGCTGGACGCATTCGACGCGTCGATCCGGTGTGGCCGGATGACTCCACCGCCGATTGGCCATGGATCGCGCCGGGTTTGTTCGATTTGCAGATCAACGGACACTCCGGCACGTGGTTCAGCCAGGAGAATTTGTCCGCGGACGACGTTTGTTTGGTGGTCGAGAAGTATCTGGCTCACGGGGTGACTCGTCTTTGTCCCACGTTGATTACCAACTCGTTCGAAGCTCTCCGCGATGGATTTTCCGCAGTCGCCGAAGCGTGTGATCGGCACGAGTGGGTCGATCGCATGGTGCCCGGTTGCCATTTGGAAGGCCCCTACATTGCCGCCGAAGATGGTCCTCGCGGTGCGCATCCACTCGAGCACGTCCGCCCCGCCGATTGGGACGAGTTCACGGAGTGGCAGAAGGCCTCCGGTAACCGGATTCGATTGGTGACGGTCGCGCCGGATCAAGAGAACATCGTCCCGTTCATTCGACAAGCGGTGGAATCGAGTGTGGTTATTTCGATCGGTCACACCGGTGCCACTCCCGAGCAGATCGAAGCCGCCGTCGATGCCGGGGCCACGATGAGCACGCATCTCGGCAACGGTGCCCACGGCACACTGCGACGACACCCGAACTACCTTTGGGAGCAACTTGGAGATTCTCGCTTGTGGGCGGGGATTATCACCGATGGACACCACCTTCCCGCCAGCGTGGTGCGGTCGATCATTACGGCTAAGGGCGTTGATCGGACGATCATCACTTGTGACGCGTCCGGGCTCGCCGGTTGTCCGCCGGGAGTGTACGAGGAAGGTGCCGTGGCGATGGAAGTCTTGGAAGACGGACGGCTCGTGGTCGCCGGTCAACGGCAGTATCTTGCCGGTTCGGGACAGGAAACTGATCACTGCGTTGCCACCGCGATGAAGATGGCTCCACTCACTCTCGGTCAAGCCATCGACATGACCAGCCGCAACCCCGCCCTGCTGCTCGGCTATGAAGAATGTCGTCTCCGCCGTGGTTCCCGTGCGGATCTCGTGTTGTTCAACTGGCAACCCGGCGGCACGTTCGACACCGTCGCGACTTTCCTCGCCGGTGAGTTAAAATACGGCGAAGTCCCAGAACCCGCTACGATCACGAGTTAACTGCTTTAGAAAGTCCTCCCATGCGATTCCTCAAAGGTGTTTCGGTCCTCACACTGACAGCATTACTGTGCTTGCATGTCACGAACCTCGTCGCAGAGGACGAAAGTGCAAGTTCCTACAGCGGACCGAAAGAAAAGCTCCATGTCTATCTGTTGATTGGTCAATCCAACATGGCCGGGCGAGCACCGTTCAGTGACGAGCAGTCGGGAGCCATCGCCGGTTGCTATCTGCTCAATGGTGACGATCAATGGGAGCCTGCCAAGAATCCGTTCAATCGCTATTCCACCATTCGCAAATCCCTGAGCATGCAGAAGATGAATCCGGGTTACGGGTTTGTTGAGATGATGTCAAAGGCCAAGAAAGACGCCACCATTGGCCTCGTTGTGAATGCCAAAGGCGGAACGAAGATTGAGCAATGGGCGAAGGGCACACAGTTCTACAAGGAAGCTGTCCGGCGGGCGAAAGAAGCTCAGAAGACCGGCACGCTCAAAGGAATTCTTTGGCATCAAGGTGAAGGCAACGGCAGCAACCCCGAAGGCTATCTGAAGAAACTCGAAACCTTGATCACAGATCTTCGGACCGACCTCGGCAATGAAGAGCTTCCGTTTGTCGCCGGGCAAGTTCAGAATCTCCCGCCGATTAACGATCAAATCGCCGAACTCCCCGCAACCGTCCCGCACACCGGCTTCGCCAGTTCCAAAGGTCTCAAAACCATGGACCGCTGGCACTTCGACACCCCCAGCATGCAAAAACTCGGCCAACGCTACGCCCAAGAAATGCTCAAGATTGAAGCCAAGCAAAAGAAGTAATCGGTAGTCGGCAAGTAGAGACAACTCTACACAAAGAACACCGCAGGCAGGGTTACGCTACGTCAACCCTGCCTGCGTGACTAGTTTTCGGCCAAGTCGAGGCATAGGCACTCTTTGTCGTTGCGAAGGTAGACTTTGCGGTTGGCCCATGCTGGTGGACACCATACGACGTCTCGTCCGAATGCGTTGTTGGTTGGCTCGATGACTTTGACGCGGTCGATTTCTTCGTAGCCTTGGCGGGAGAGCTTTGCGATGAGAAGTTCACCGTGTTCATTGAACATCCAGAACTTCTCAGCATTCTTGACGATGAATGCCGTTGCCGAGTTCGAGGGGCGTTTTGTGTTGACGGGCTCTCCGGATTGCCACAGGCGATCGCCGGTTTTCAACTCCACACCGTACATCAACCCGTTCTGATCGAAACCGTATAGAGTGCCGTCTCCCAGGAACGGTTGCACGTTGACTGGCGAAATCGCTTTTTTCGACCGATCTCGCCAGAGTGGTTTCGCTGCGGGCTTGGTTTCGTCTAGCTCGATAAGAATGTTGTTGTTCGAGAAACTGCCGGCAAATAACAGATTGTCTTCGATGACGGGGGTCATGATCGCGGCACCGTTTGTGGCTTCATATGGAACCGACCAGTAAAGCTCTCCGGTTTCCGGATCGACAGACGCAACAGCCGATGGGTGAAATAGGATCAACTGTCGAACACCGCCGGCGTCAATTATGGACGGTGGAACATAACCGGTTTGAGGGGTTTTGAGGGCCCGCCAAATTTCTCGTCCCGTGTCCTTGTCGAAAGCCACTGCATGAGCGTCTCGGCCGCCAACCACGCAAATCAGTTTTTGGCCGTCGATCAACGGATGAGCCGCGAACCCCCAGAGTGGCGTTTTGGCTTGATACTCGTTCGGGAAATTCTTGGACCACACCACTTCCCCGGTCTGGGCATTCAAACAATACAAATCGCCCTCAGCCCCAAGTGTGTAAACCTTGCCGGCGTGAACGTTGGGCGTGCAGCGTGGTCCTGCGGGATAGGAAACGCGATACCGCACCGGGTATTCGTGCTTCCAAATTTCTTTTCCAGTGGCCTCATTCAAGCAGAGGACTCGTTCGGTTCCCGAGAACTGCTTACGATCGAAATTGTCGACCTTCACATTTTCTTTCGTCACGTAATCCATCACGTAGACTCGGCCATTAGCCACCGCCGGTCCGGAATACCCGCCAGCGATCGGAACCCGCCACACGACTCGCGGGCCTCCTTCCGGAAACGTTTGCAGAAGTCCGTCTTCTCGCCACACGTTGTCACGATTCGGCCCCATCCACTGCGGCCAATCGTCGGCATGGAGACTGGTTGTCATGAACACCACAAAGCAGACCGGCAGAAGTTTGGAGAACAACATGGAAGGACTTTCGTGGTCAGGACACAAGGCGGGAAGCGTGTTTGAACGGAGTCAGCAGTAGCCGCCAACGTACCACCAAGGGTCTTGGAATCCAACTTCGCATCCATTTTCGCCGCTGTGATTACTGTAAGAAAGCCCGAACGTCAGATTCGGACGTTGATCCCATCTGCAAATGGCGGAAACCTCGTCTTGTCAGAAATCAGCGCGCAAAGTACAGTCCCCCATTCTGAACAACTTCGAATGACCCCGCCCATTTTGCGAGCCGGCACGGATGCTGCATCGTTTGCGACAATGGTTATGCCCGGACCTTGCCATCGACTTGGGTACCGCGAACACTCTGGTTGCGGTGCATGGGTTCGGTGTATTGGTGAACGAACCGTCGGTGGTGGCGTTGCAGAAAGGCAGTCGACGGGTTCTGGGGAAGGGAACAGCCGTCGGAAAACTGGCCAAGCAAATGCTCGGTCGCACGCCGGATTCCATCACCGCAATTCGTCCGCTACGAGACGGTGTGATTACCGATTTCGAACTCTGTGAGGCGATGCTGCGATACTTTATCCAGAAGGCCCGCAAGAACAGTCGGGGTCTGCGGCCGCGAGTGGTGATCGCGGTACCGGGTGGCATCACACCGGTCGAAAAACGGGCCGTCTTCAACAGTGCCGAACGCGCCGGAGCCGGTCGCGTATGGCTGGTCGAAGAATCCAAAGCCGCCGGGATCGGGGCCGGTCTGCCGATCTCCGAACCGATGGCAAGCATGGTCTGCGACATCGGTGGTGGGACCACGGAAGTCGCGATTTTCAGTCTGGCGGACATCGCATCGTCGCGATCCATTCGGGTCGGTGGCGATGAACTCGATCAGGCCATCATCGACTACATGAAACAACACTTTTCGCTTCGAATTGGTGACCAAACGGCGGAGCAAGTCAAAATTGCCGCCGGGAGTGCGTATCCGCTCGACCAGGAATTGACGGCGGAAGTCAACGGTTTGGACACCATCAGCGGTGTGCCTCGCAAGGCCATCGTGACCAGCGAAGAAATCCGCGAGGCATTGCAAGACCCGCTCGAAGCGATTTTGGGCTGCGTGAAATCGACTATCGAAAGCTGTCACCCCGAACTCGTCGCCGACTTGGCTGACAACGGGTTGATTCTCACCGGTGGCGGAGCACTGTTGCGGAATTTGGATCAATTTTTGTGGGAACGACTTGGTATCCCCGTGCGGGCAGCGGACGATCCGCTCACGACTGTGGCGCGGGGAACGGCCATCTGCTTGGATCACTTCGCCCAATGGCGGGACAGTTTGGACTCCGGCGATCGCGACGTATAGAGGAGACGCAACCGATGAAAACGGAACTGCGAATCGTCGTGCTGCTTTCGCTCGTGGCGGTGGGGTTGTTGGCTGCTCCGAAACGGTGGGGGCAAACGCTCAAGCAATCCACGTACGATGCCCTGGAGCCGGGATTGCAAGTTTCCCATTCCACGCGGGATACGGTCAGTCAATGGATTGAGAATTGGCAACGACCGGCTGGAGTCGATCCACGAGTCGAGCAACTCGCCACCGAGGTGCGTCATTGGCAAGAACAAAGCCGACGTTGGCAAGCCGAAGCTGCCCAACTCCAAGAGCAGTTGACGCTCACACAGACACAAGGTGTCGCACCCTGGCCCGTCGCAAGTTCGGAACCGCTGTTCGTACCGGAGATGATCTCCGCGAATGTGCTCAGCCGGGAATCCGGATCGTTGTGGAAGTCGGCCACGCTGATTGATCTCGGCCGCAGTCACGGACTGATCGGCGATGAATTGGTCTTGGCGGACGAGTCCACGGTGATCGATCAAGGAACCGATGCAGGTTTGTCGGTGGGACGGTCGGTGTTCGCCGGTCGATGTGTCGTTGGTCGATTGCTGGAAGTCGGAAGTTCCGTCAGCGTCGTGCAACTGGTCACTGACGAGAAATACCGAGGGCTTGCAAGAATCGTGCGTCGCACCACGGATGGATTTGTCT
This region of Thalassoroseus pseudoceratinae genomic DNA includes:
- a CDS encoding Gfo/Idh/MocA family protein; amino-acid sequence: MTQHPRLDRREFLASTAAGLTLPLAAPAILQSAAPNGRVRLAAVGVGGKGWSDLNGAAAFCDVVAFCDVDTNTTRRGGFAKAVEKWPKARRYSDWRKLFDKEAGNIDAVTVSTPDHMHAPITMTALQHGIATYTQKPLTRTIHEARALTNAAAEAGVSTQMGNQNHSGSGYRTLAHWVQGGVLGKVKVAHTWSNRPVWPQGIDRPQGSDPVPKGLDWDAWLGVAPERPYVKNVYHPFKWRGWYDFGAGALGDMGCHIIDPVVWSLGLGPALSVQYDGPTPNAETFPKEETIRYRFGGTRHTAEDTFEMTWYDGGRLPSIEGSHLPPGTKLPSNGVLMIGEDRTLLCPHGGTPQVYSAAPVSLQEIPGLNHYEEWVNGIKTGSTPNSSFDYAGPLTETVLLGVVASRVGSQELKWDSQELRFINSDEANSYVKQDYREGWQVKGL
- a CDS encoding rod shape-determining protein, which encodes MLHRLRQWLCPDLAIDLGTANTLVAVHGFGVLVNEPSVVALQKGSRRVLGKGTAVGKLAKQMLGRTPDSITAIRPLRDGVITDFELCEAMLRYFIQKARKNSRGLRPRVVIAVPGGITPVEKRAVFNSAERAGAGRVWLVEESKAAGIGAGLPISEPMASMVCDIGGGTTEVAIFSLADIASSRSIRVGGDELDQAIIDYMKQHFSLRIGDQTAEQVKIAAGSAYPLDQELTAEVNGLDTISGVPRKAIVTSEEIREALQDPLEAILGCVKSTIESCHPELVADLADNGLILTGGGALLRNLDQFLWERLGIPVRAADDPLTTVARGTAICLDHFAQWRDSLDSGDRDV
- a CDS encoding PQQ-binding-like beta-propeller repeat protein yields the protein MLFSKLLPVCFVVFMTTSLHADDWPQWMGPNRDNVWREDGLLQTFPEGGPRVVWRVPIAGGYSGPAVANGRVYVMDYVTKENVKVDNFDRKQFSGTERVLCLNEATGKEIWKHEYPVRYRVSYPAGPRCTPNVHAGKVYTLGAEGDLYCLNAQTGEVVWSKNFPNEYQAKTPLWGFAAHPLIDGQKLICVVGGRDAHAVAFDKDTGREIWRALKTPQTGYVPPSIIDAGGVRQLILFHPSAVASVDPETGELYWSVPYEATNGAAIMTPVIEDNLLFAGSFSNNNILIELDETKPAAKPLWRDRSKKAISPVNVQPFLGDGTLYGFDQNGLMYGVELKTGDRLWQSGEPVNTKRPSNSATAFIVKNAEKFWMFNEHGELLIAKLSRQGYEEIDRVKVIEPTNNAFGRDVVWCPPAWANRKVYLRNDKECLCLDLAEN
- the yegS gene encoding lipid kinase YegS, with product MSTPELSHRSLCLIVNGKCRDDAELIRVIDLLKSQNRRIEVNFTKQAGDAFTLAKDRCQSNWDAIVAVGGDGTANEVAQGMLSAEDIQAAFALIPYGTANDFATACGIPANNPDVAIEMLDKAPRKAIDVGKVNDQHFINMVSCGYGAEITAETAPELKQLLGGFAYFVTGVTQAANIQPRTIHVTADDFQWSGEALAITVGNGRQSGGGYKLAPKAIIDDGLLDVTIVKDFPLMQYFEVLAELKEMTTHFESEHLIYLQTDRLSVEAPDGLQFNLDGEPGEDKHLEFELLPRRLPCYLPIRAPFQGL
- a CDS encoding GlsB/YeaQ/YmgE family stress response membrane protein, which gives rise to MAFLYWAIFGLIAGALGKLLMPGDDPGGCLVTILLGVAGAFVGGFIGTRLGWGTVDGFDIRSFAMAIGGTMLLLLGYRILKKTD
- a CDS encoding N-acetylglucosamine-6-phosphate deacetylase, giving the protein MQVFGRHYQNGEPIRVTLNAGRIRRVDPVWPDDSTADWPWIAPGLFDLQINGHSGTWFSQENLSADDVCLVVEKYLAHGVTRLCPTLITNSFEALRDGFSAVAEACDRHEWVDRMVPGCHLEGPYIAAEDGPRGAHPLEHVRPADWDEFTEWQKASGNRIRLVTVAPDQENIVPFIRQAVESSVVISIGHTGATPEQIEAAVDAGATMSTHLGNGAHGTLRRHPNYLWEQLGDSRLWAGIITDGHHLPASVVRSIITAKGVDRTIITCDASGLAGCPPGVYEEGAVAMEVLEDGRLVVAGQRQYLAGSGQETDHCVATAMKMAPLTLGQAIDMTSRNPALLLGYEECRLRRGSRADLVLFNWQPGGTFDTVATFLAGELKYGEVPEPATITS
- the mreC gene encoding rod shape-determining protein MreC; the protein is MKTELRIVVLLSLVAVGLLAAPKRWGQTLKQSTYDALEPGLQVSHSTRDTVSQWIENWQRPAGVDPRVEQLATEVRHWQEQSRRWQAEAAQLQEQLTLTQTQGVAPWPVASSEPLFVPEMISANVLSRESGSLWKSATLIDLGRSHGLIGDELVLADESTVIDQGTDAGLSVGRSVFAGRCVVGRLLEVGSSVSVVQLVTDEKYRGLARIVRRTTDGFVYGAEGILAGTGGETCILEHVPATEPVSVGDEIFSANPDETGGHPMYYGTIVEAELSADRQTWAIQIQPGFSPGSASQVTVLREKPNPLRTASAEQPKANR
- a CDS encoding alkaline phosphatase D family protein, translated to MIVRVLFLPALLVLLNLISVSEVVRADDAPLSRIAFGSCAKQENPQPIWNGIQVSNPQLFLFIGDNIYGDTRDMAALKAKWAKLGAQSGYQKLKSSVPILATWDDHDYGENDAGSEYPKKVESQRIFLDFFEEPADSPRRKREGVYLAKMFGPEDKRVQVLLLDTRYFRSPLIPKRWQTEPGSGEHGVYLPNTNADATMLGETQWKWLEAELKKPAKVRIIASSIQVVADQHGWEKWGLMPHERQRLFDLIRKTKANGVIFVSGDRHHAEISRLPAEVVGYPIYDVTSSSLNQPSKWRNELNEHRVGVVYNPENFGTIHIDWQTADPTIRLQVRGMQNDVVLQAKTSLSELQPPAD
- a CDS encoding THUMP domain-containing class I SAM-dependent RNA methyltransferase — its product is MTDSAPQLDLIATMPFGLESVVGRELAALGYTEQTTSDGRVQFQGDWSAVCRSNVWLRSADRVLWKIAEFHADDFDTLFEITTLQDWPNILGKTAAFPVRAKSVRSQLHHTPTIQSMVKKSIVESLQRRFGGNWFDETGPAYEIDVSILKDKVTLAINTTGPSLHKRGYRTLVGSAPLKETLAAALVQLSFWNRERPLIDPFCGSGTIAIEAAMIGLNRAPGMHREFACETWPQIASEIWTDVREDAKSQEVEKLAHPILATDIDTRAIQLARTHAAAAGIEDAIHFERKPFAELQTSREYGCIITNPPYGERSSSQRQAEATYRQMPKVFESLPTWSFYVLASNPKFEQLINRKADRRRKLYNGRLACTYYQFHGPRPPRAVPAPAKEPT
- the ispH gene encoding 4-hydroxy-3-methylbut-2-enyl diphosphate reductase; translation: MEIILANPRGFCAGVNMAIDCLDEAIRMFGSEIYVYHEIVHNKYVVERFTKQGVTFVNDVSEVPEGSILLYSAHGVSPEIRNQSRERKLQTIDATCPLVTKVHLEAIRYARGGYHILLIGHEGHDEVIGTMGEAPESITLVETPEEVAELPFGPDDKLAYLTQTTLSVTEAGAVIDALVERYPHIESPPKGDICYATTNRQDAISQLAPQADLVLVLGSQNSSNSRRLKEIGEAVGKPSYLIDTASELRPEWFEGINTVLISAGASAPEVVVEEVVDHLVKTFNATMREEVIREEHVHFPLPKELRRLQVTN
- a CDS encoding sialate O-acetylesterase, producing the protein MRFLKGVSVLTLTALLCLHVTNLVAEDESASSYSGPKEKLHVYLLIGQSNMAGRAPFSDEQSGAIAGCYLLNGDDQWEPAKNPFNRYSTIRKSLSMQKMNPGYGFVEMMSKAKKDATIGLVVNAKGGTKIEQWAKGTQFYKEAVRRAKEAQKTGTLKGILWHQGEGNGSNPEGYLKKLETLITDLRTDLGNEELPFVAGQVQNLPPINDQIAELPATVPHTGFASSKGLKTMDRWHFDTPSMQKLGQRYAQEMLKIEAKQKK